In one window of Desulforhabdus amnigena DNA:
- a CDS encoding 4Fe-4S binding protein: MKTVRKIIQIDEELCDGCGKCVLSCAEGAIEVIDGKAKIVKDSYCDGLGACLGECPQGALKIIEREADEFDPEAVEHYLEEKEKQAKAGTFGMASGCPSRNVQMFPASCEEANRPVVQAGDSSALSHWPVQIRLVPPSAPFLQRADLLVAAGCTPLAYPNFHRDFLKGKAVMVGCPKFDDSQEYVKKFADIFRAANIQSITVVDMEVPCCSALPNIVKKAMDEAGKEIPLEEIVISVRGEILRKEKQVA, from the coding sequence ATGAAAACGGTAAGAAAAATAATCCAAATCGACGAAGAATTGTGCGACGGCTGCGGAAAGTGTGTCCTTTCCTGTGCAGAGGGCGCCATTGAAGTCATCGACGGAAAAGCAAAGATAGTCAAGGATTCCTACTGCGACGGTCTGGGAGCCTGCCTGGGAGAATGCCCTCAGGGTGCACTCAAAATCATTGAACGTGAAGCAGACGAATTCGATCCCGAAGCGGTTGAACATTATCTGGAGGAGAAAGAAAAACAGGCAAAGGCAGGAACATTCGGCATGGCATCGGGCTGTCCATCCCGCAATGTCCAGATGTTTCCCGCATCCTGCGAGGAAGCCAACCGCCCCGTGGTCCAGGCGGGTGATTCCTCGGCCCTTTCGCACTGGCCCGTCCAGATCCGGTTGGTGCCTCCCAGCGCCCCTTTCCTGCAGAGGGCGGATCTTTTGGTGGCAGCGGGTTGTACCCCTCTGGCATATCCCAACTTCCACCGCGATTTTCTTAAAGGGAAAGCGGTAATGGTCGGATGTCCCAAATTTGACGACTCTCAGGAATATGTGAAGAAATTTGCCGATATCTTTCGCGCAGCCAACATACAAAGCATTACTGTAGTGGACATGGAAGTGCCCTGTTGCTCGGCGCTCCCCAACATCGTCAAGAAAGCCATGGATGAAGCGGGAAAAGAAATTCCTCTGGAAGAAATCGTTATCAGTGTCCGAGGAGAAATTCTGCGAAAAGAGAAACAGGTTGCATGA
- a CDS encoding HD domain-containing protein has translation MKCPGQDSRYWEPGAIFEAECPQCGHPVEFFKDEATRKCKNCGHKFANPKMDFGCASYCKFAAQCLGNLPPELMAQRENLLKDRVALEMKRYFKKDFKRIGHASKVAQYAERIVREEQGDPAVVLTAAYLHDIGIKEAERKYNSTAARYQEEEGPPIARDILTQLGAREELIREVCDIVAHHHHPREKETVNFKCLYDADLIVNLEENRKEKPIEPERLARLIEKSFLTKAGRKLAEEVLSR, from the coding sequence ATGAAATGTCCTGGACAAGATAGCCGTTATTGGGAACCGGGCGCCATTTTCGAGGCGGAATGCCCCCAGTGTGGCCATCCCGTTGAATTCTTCAAAGATGAAGCCACCCGTAAGTGCAAGAACTGCGGACACAAATTCGCCAACCCCAAAATGGACTTCGGCTGTGCCTCCTACTGTAAATTTGCAGCCCAATGCCTTGGAAATCTTCCTCCGGAACTCATGGCACAGAGGGAGAACCTCCTGAAAGATCGTGTGGCATTGGAGATGAAACGCTATTTCAAAAAGGATTTCAAACGCATCGGCCATGCCAGCAAAGTGGCTCAATACGCGGAACGCATCGTCAGGGAAGAGCAGGGAGATCCAGCGGTGGTGCTCACCGCCGCCTATCTCCACGACATCGGCATCAAGGAAGCGGAACGCAAGTACAACAGCACGGCCGCAAGGTATCAGGAAGAAGAAGGTCCCCCCATCGCCCGAGATATTCTCACCCAATTGGGGGCGCGGGAAGAACTGATCCGGGAGGTGTGCGACATTGTCGCCCATCACCACCATCCCAGGGAGAAAGAGACAGTAAATTTCAAGTGCCTCTACGATGCGGACCTCATTGTCAACCTGGAGGAAAACCGCAAGGAAAAACCCATCGAACCGGAAAGATTGGCCCGATTGATTGAAAAGAGTTTTCTCACAAAGGCCGGCAGGAAACTGGCGGAAGAAGTGTTATCCCGGTGA
- the hcp gene encoding hydroxylamine reductase: MFCYQCEQAAKGEGCTRIGVCGKQPDVAALQDLLIHALKGLSLYAVEGRKVGVEDHEADVFTCQALFSTLTNVNFDPESLVKLVTQAVELRDALKAKVKAAGGKTDFSQDAANFKPADNLEGLLAQAEKVGLKSDPTIDPDILSLQHTLLFGIKGIAAYADHAQILGQEDNSVYAFLHEGLAATLNKELGLNDWLGLVLKCGEVNLRTMELLDAGNTGTYGHPVPTRVPLGPKKGKAILVSGHDLKDMAELLKQTEGKGINIYTHGEMLPTHGYPELKKYPHFYGHYGTAWQNQQKEFAQFPGAILMTTNCIQKPQGSYIDNIFTTGLVEWPGVPHVTNKDFSAVIKRALELPGFPEDVPGKEVMVGFGRNTILGVADKVIEAVKNKDIRHFFLVAGCDGAKPGRNYYTEFVEKVPKDCVVLTLACGKFRFFDKDLGTISGLPRLMDVGQCNDAYSAIQVAIALSKAFNVGVNELPLSMILSWYEQKAVAILLTLLHLGIKDIRLGPSLPAFTTPNVLDILVKNFDIKPISTPDQDLKAILG, from the coding sequence ATGTTTTGTTACCAATGTGAACAAGCGGCAAAAGGCGAAGGATGCACCAGGATAGGCGTATGCGGAAAACAACCCGATGTGGCTGCATTGCAGGACCTCCTGATTCATGCTCTCAAGGGTTTGTCTCTCTACGCCGTGGAAGGGCGCAAGGTGGGAGTGGAAGATCACGAGGCGGACGTTTTCACCTGCCAGGCGCTTTTTTCCACCTTGACCAACGTGAATTTCGATCCTGAAAGCCTGGTCAAGTTGGTCACACAAGCGGTTGAACTCAGAGACGCGCTTAAAGCGAAAGTAAAGGCCGCCGGCGGCAAAACGGATTTTTCCCAGGATGCAGCCAATTTCAAACCAGCTGACAATCTCGAAGGATTGCTGGCACAAGCGGAGAAAGTGGGACTCAAATCCGATCCCACCATCGACCCCGATATCCTCTCTTTGCAGCACACGTTGCTCTTTGGCATCAAGGGCATTGCAGCCTACGCCGACCACGCCCAGATCCTTGGACAGGAGGACAACTCGGTTTATGCTTTCCTGCACGAAGGATTGGCTGCAACCCTCAATAAGGAACTGGGATTGAACGACTGGCTCGGCCTGGTTCTCAAATGCGGCGAAGTGAACCTGCGGACCATGGAACTCCTGGATGCCGGAAATACAGGTACCTATGGCCATCCGGTTCCGACCAGGGTCCCCCTCGGCCCCAAAAAGGGAAAAGCCATTCTCGTTTCCGGTCACGATCTGAAAGACATGGCGGAACTTCTCAAACAGACCGAGGGCAAAGGGATCAACATCTACACACATGGTGAAATGCTTCCCACCCACGGGTACCCGGAACTCAAGAAGTACCCGCACTTTTATGGCCATTACGGGACGGCTTGGCAAAATCAACAAAAAGAGTTCGCCCAGTTTCCCGGTGCGATCCTTATGACCACCAACTGTATTCAGAAACCTCAAGGTTCTTACATCGACAATATCTTCACCACGGGGTTGGTGGAATGGCCGGGTGTGCCGCATGTGACCAACAAGGATTTTTCTGCGGTGATCAAGCGAGCTCTCGAACTTCCCGGTTTCCCTGAAGACGTGCCGGGCAAGGAAGTCATGGTCGGCTTCGGCAGAAACACCATCCTGGGGGTCGCCGACAAGGTGATCGAAGCGGTGAAAAACAAGGACATTCGCCATTTCTTCCTGGTGGCAGGCTGCGACGGGGCCAAACCGGGTCGAAACTACTACACCGAATTCGTGGAAAAAGTTCCCAAGGATTGTGTAGTCTTGACGCTGGCGTGTGGAAAATTCCGTTTCTTCGACAAGGACCTCGGCACGATATCCGGCTTGCCCCGCCTCATGGATGTCGGACAGTGCAACGACGCCTACTCCGCCATACAGGTGGCCATCGCCCTCTCCAAGGCCTTCAATGTCGGAGTGAATGAACTGCCGTTGTCCATGATCCTTTCCTGGTACGAACAAAAGGCCGTCGCCATTCTGCTGACGCTGCTCCACCTGGGAATCAAGGATATCCGCCTCGGACCTTCACTCCCGGCATTCACGACCCCCAACGTGCTGGATATCCTCGTGAAGAATTTTGACATCAAACCCATTTCTACTCCGGATCAAGACCTCAAGGCGATCCTGGGTTAA
- a CDS encoding Crp/Fnr family transcriptional regulator translates to MELVEHVARIPLFEGLPREQLHELVNICVDQECRKGKTLFSEGAGATGFYVIVSGKVKVYKLSLEGKEQILHIFGKGEFFGEVPVFAGGRYPAHAETLEPSRVLFFPRDAFMDLIRKEPSLATNMLAILAQRLRQFTHLIEDLSLKEVPGRLAAYLLCLSERNRASDTFDLDITKGQLASLLGTIPETLSRILAKMSQQEFIQVDGRRIQILDRSALESLAAGEKLVS, encoded by the coding sequence ATGGAGTTGGTGGAACATGTAGCAAGAATCCCCCTTTTTGAAGGCCTGCCGAGAGAACAGCTCCATGAACTGGTGAATATTTGCGTGGATCAGGAGTGCAGAAAAGGGAAGACGCTCTTTTCCGAAGGAGCCGGGGCCACCGGTTTCTACGTTATCGTTTCCGGAAAGGTCAAGGTCTATAAACTTTCTTTGGAAGGCAAGGAACAGATCCTCCATATTTTCGGAAAAGGAGAATTCTTCGGGGAAGTTCCCGTATTTGCCGGAGGCCGGTATCCTGCCCACGCTGAAACTCTCGAGCCGTCAAGGGTCCTGTTTTTCCCCCGGGATGCCTTCATGGATCTGATTCGAAAGGAACCGTCGCTTGCGACCAACATGCTGGCGATACTGGCACAGCGCCTGAGGCAGTTTACTCATCTCATCGAAGATCTCTCCCTCAAAGAGGTGCCGGGAAGGCTGGCCGCATACCTGCTGTGTTTGAGTGAACGCAATCGCGCGTCAGACACCTTCGATCTCGATATCACCAAGGGACAATTGGCGAGTCTCCTGGGAACAATCCCGGAGACCCTGTCGCGCATCCTGGCGAAAATGAGCCAGCAAGAATTCATTCAGGTGGATGGACGAAGGATCCAAATATTGGACAGGAGCGCATTGGAAAGCCTGGCTGCAGGAGAAAAACTCGTGAGTTGA
- a CDS encoding flavin reductase family protein, with protein sequence MKKVTLGPQTLLYPMPAFLIGSNIDGKPNFMTAAWSGIANSNPPMVSVALQHHRHTYKGIKENGTFSVNVPSAALVKETDYCGIVSGTKEDKTADCNFNVFYGKLGNAPLIEQCPVNLECKVVHILNLGSHAFIIGQIEEVHVSENCLTDGQPDVSKIDPVVFCTGGRKTYRGLGGELAAAFSVGMEIKKSKG encoded by the coding sequence ATGAAAAAAGTCACCTTGGGACCGCAAACGTTGCTCTACCCCATGCCTGCTTTTCTGATCGGTTCGAATATTGACGGGAAACCAAACTTCATGACGGCTGCCTGGAGCGGCATAGCGAACAGCAATCCGCCCATGGTGAGTGTGGCCCTCCAACATCATCGGCACACTTACAAAGGGATCAAGGAAAACGGTACTTTCTCCGTCAATGTTCCTTCTGCGGCTCTGGTGAAGGAAACCGATTATTGCGGAATCGTTTCGGGAACAAAAGAAGACAAAACAGCCGATTGCAACTTCAATGTTTTTTACGGCAAGTTGGGGAATGCGCCTCTCATCGAACAATGCCCGGTGAACCTTGAATGCAAGGTGGTCCATATTCTCAATCTCGGCAGCCATGCTTTCATCATCGGCCAGATCGAAGAGGTGCATGTTTCGGAAAACTGCCTCACGGACGGCCAACCCGATGTCTCGAAGATTGATCCCGTCGTCTTCTGCACGGGAGGAAGGAAAACCTACCGCGGACTGGGCGGAGAACTGGCAGCCGCTTTCAGCGTGGGAATGGAAATAAAGAAGTCCAAAGGTTAG
- a CDS encoding tyrosine-type recombinase/integrase — protein sequence MLDNTLSKNNQPGPLYRIRQHVMKKLCKRAGVKAFGWHAIRHLTAVILYKSGEPVSKIQKILRHQHRRLRNGIWRVSGFGTEQMKEALEVLGNRGPAKEIPLHQKEKAL from the coding sequence ATGCTTGACAATACTCTATCGAAGAACAATCAACCTGGACCTCTCTACAGGATCCGTCAGCATGTCATGAAAAAGCTCTGCAAACGTGCCGGCGTGAAGGCTTTCGGTTGGCATGCGATCAGGCATTTAACCGCCGTAATCCTGTACAAATCGGGAGAACCGGTGAGTAAGATCCAGAAGATCTTGAGGCACCAGCACCGACGACTACGGAACGGTATTTGGCGAGTCTCGGGATTTGGAACGGAGCAGATGAAGGAGGCTTTGGAGGTTCTTGGAAACCGTGGGCCAGCAAAGGAGATTCCCTTGCATCAAAAAGAAAAAGCCCTATGA
- a CDS encoding AAA domain-containing protein produces MVGYPVQAYYKEREGEPGVAVIRPIFFFTVETTVTQDGLIVSCDEPRPEVNLGWLEFAFARNLERQRSFLSACGFLNRGRPIDEPPALERVERIPGLKNLVAALSAFMTEKVREPLHIESVPDYPLTEPFPSGIYNRAVLMLAKRTKFTATLLKELAAIERAPDDVLDRTALRYVFATDRIQETIEDLLHEAIVADTSTLNAEQRLATASLLVRNVTVVTGPPGTGKSQVVSSTVANARLRDQTVLFASRNHKAIDAVIGRLSDSEGRPLIVRTNSKDDPSLNYTFSDAIREMLDAPPRPEIGERFKRIREDLLALLDERGRKVGVARRTAETAMTLGELEERRSYIAKSLPQEMALFLDTEPEQFPAKAMQKVMRAVRTLHARSQEDTLSAKFSLLLHGCMIFPWYRVARRKLRGIPKVSPLPAFPGPSVLRGLTPELSLLEKALEYVRLRIECIPFEARLSELPQAEATTAEVGSLSKRIEEIALRAIPLDLDSRCNLDGSINREQLDGLRAALNAMRTGLDEGFIRQETIRVLEERAVHILKAFPCWAVTSLSAGSRIPLIAGLFDLAIVDEASQSDIPSAIPILYRARRAGVVGDPFQLTYASRLTTARDTMLRRKAGLKRVEDMRFAYTESSLYDLFAGTNGVEPVFLSETYRSTEQIANYSSRTFYNGRLRVATEEQRLTPPRGMSTGIHWTEVNGEIRSGGGSGCTCREEVSEVVQIMRTLLLENNFLGTAGVVTPFRQQANRLRDALFEDDPRLYEALLRAKVHVDTAHGFQGDERDIIIFSLCAGPEMPIGSRSFLRETGNLFNVAVSRARAVLHIVGNREWARQCGIQHIEDLASPRERSPGIAQSGPWHPHESPWEEKLYRALVEAGLEPRPQFPVSGRRLDLALIRQGERPLKIDIEVDGDCHRNPDGTRKMDDLWRDLQLHGMGWKVMRFWTYRLREDMRGCVEQIQKAWSENE; encoded by the coding sequence GTGGTCGGCTATCCTGTTCAGGCGTATTACAAGGAAAGAGAGGGTGAACCGGGTGTTGCTGTCATTCGCCCCATTTTCTTTTTCACAGTGGAGACCACTGTCACGCAGGACGGCCTGATAGTCAGTTGCGATGAGCCCCGTCCTGAGGTGAACCTGGGATGGCTTGAATTTGCCTTTGCCCGCAATCTGGAACGACAGCGAAGCTTCCTTTCTGCGTGTGGCTTTCTCAATCGGGGTAGGCCCATCGATGAACCGCCTGCTCTGGAACGAGTTGAGCGAATCCCTGGCCTTAAAAACTTGGTCGCTGCCCTGTCGGCGTTCATGACTGAAAAAGTTCGAGAACCATTGCACATCGAAAGCGTGCCGGACTATCCGCTCACCGAGCCTTTTCCGTCAGGCATCTATAACCGAGCCGTGCTGATGCTGGCCAAGAGGACGAAGTTCACAGCCACTCTGCTTAAAGAACTCGCAGCCATTGAACGTGCCCCGGATGATGTTCTGGACCGTACGGCGCTTCGTTATGTTTTCGCCACCGACCGTATTCAGGAGACGATTGAAGATCTCCTTCATGAGGCTATCGTTGCAGATACCAGCACCCTTAACGCCGAGCAGCGGCTGGCAACAGCCTCACTCCTCGTTAGAAACGTGACCGTTGTTACCGGTCCTCCAGGCACCGGCAAGAGTCAAGTAGTCAGTAGCACTGTGGCCAATGCCCGACTACGGGATCAGACAGTTCTATTTGCAAGCAGAAATCATAAGGCCATTGATGCGGTGATCGGACGGCTTTCCGACTCCGAGGGGCGACCGCTCATAGTGCGTACCAACTCTAAAGATGATCCCAGCTTGAATTATACCTTTTCAGATGCCATTCGTGAGATGCTTGATGCACCACCTCGACCTGAGATCGGTGAGCGATTTAAGCGGATTAGAGAAGATTTGCTCGCACTGCTCGACGAACGTGGTAGAAAAGTGGGTGTGGCTCGCCGGACGGCGGAGACTGCAATGACCCTGGGGGAATTGGAAGAGCGAAGAAGCTATATTGCCAAAAGCCTCCCTCAAGAAATGGCTCTATTTCTCGATACCGAACCTGAACAATTTCCCGCAAAAGCCATGCAGAAGGTAATGCGGGCTGTCCGGACTCTGCATGCACGGTCACAGGAAGACACTCTTTCAGCCAAGTTCAGTCTTTTGCTTCATGGCTGCATGATCTTCCCCTGGTACAGGGTGGCCCGTCGTAAGCTGCGCGGTATCCCGAAGGTTTCACCACTGCCTGCTTTTCCCGGACCATCGGTCCTCAGGGGCCTGACTCCCGAGCTGTCTCTTTTGGAAAAAGCTTTGGAGTACGTCCGCCTCAGGATCGAGTGCATTCCATTTGAAGCAAGACTGAGCGAATTGCCCCAGGCGGAGGCTACAACCGCTGAAGTCGGCAGCCTCTCGAAACGCATTGAAGAAATTGCGCTTCGGGCAATACCTCTCGACTTGGACAGCCGATGTAACCTTGACGGTTCAATCAACCGTGAACAGTTGGATGGCTTGCGTGCCGCATTGAATGCGATGCGCACAGGGCTTGACGAAGGGTTTATCCGCCAGGAGACTATAAGGGTTCTTGAAGAACGAGCAGTTCACATCCTCAAGGCGTTTCCTTGTTGGGCGGTGACAAGCCTCTCGGCCGGATCGCGTATTCCTTTGATAGCCGGGTTGTTTGATCTGGCCATTGTAGATGAAGCAAGCCAATCGGATATTCCATCCGCTATCCCCATTCTTTATCGAGCCCGAAGAGCAGGGGTTGTGGGTGACCCTTTCCAGCTAACTTATGCCTCCCGCCTGACCACGGCCAGGGACACGATGCTTCGAAGGAAGGCGGGGCTCAAGCGAGTAGAAGATATGCGATTTGCCTACACCGAAAGCTCTCTCTATGACCTTTTTGCCGGTACAAACGGTGTGGAACCGGTATTCCTCAGTGAGACCTATCGCAGCACCGAGCAGATTGCCAACTACTCCAGTCGTACCTTTTACAACGGCAGACTGAGAGTGGCCACTGAAGAACAGCGCCTCACTCCACCCCGAGGTATGTCCACGGGAATCCACTGGACGGAGGTAAACGGTGAAATACGCAGCGGAGGTGGTAGTGGCTGTACCTGCCGTGAAGAGGTGAGCGAAGTTGTGCAGATCATGCGAACCCTGCTTCTGGAAAACAACTTCTTGGGAACTGCCGGAGTCGTAACCCCTTTTCGGCAGCAGGCAAACCGTTTGAGGGATGCTCTTTTTGAGGATGATCCCAGACTCTACGAGGCCCTCCTCCGGGCCAAAGTCCATGTGGATACCGCCCACGGTTTCCAGGGTGATGAACGAGACATCATCATATTCAGTCTTTGTGCAGGACCCGAAATGCCGATAGGATCCAGATCCTTTCTGCGCGAAACCGGTAATCTTTTCAACGTGGCTGTGAGTCGTGCTCGAGCCGTGTTGCATATTGTGGGCAACCGGGAATGGGCAAGACAGTGTGGCATTCAGCATATTGAAGATCTGGCGTCACCGCGGGAACGGTCACCTGGGATAGCCCAAAGCGGGCCCTGGCATCCCCATGAGTCACCTTGGGAAGAAAAACTCTATCGGGCGCTCGTTGAAGCGGGGCTTGAACCTCGGCCTCAGTTCCCGGTGTCCGGAAGGCGACTGGATCTTGCTCTAATCCGTCAGGGCGAAAGGCCGCTCAAGATCGACATTGAGGTGGATGGCGACTGCCACCGAAATCCCGATGGAACCCGCAAGATGGATGACCTCTGGCGCGATCTCCAACTCCACGGTATGGGCTGGAAAGTAATGAGGTTCTGGACCTACAGGCTCCGAGAGGATATGCGGGGTTGCGTGGAACAAATCCAAAAGGCATGGAGCGAAAATGAGTGA
- a CDS encoding DUF2357 domain-containing protein has protein sequence MPIDVQLHLWPWSRGIREETPDLSCPFKFWGSPVVSLSRRATLYLPRRHERFLPFGPPFDTRAGEYLLYETPHGVLAAGNTETTDSTAEIRVHIGTLRESIRLRPQGAKRIPSQYGGDQENEGTRLASIVIDWSQFFDDLLDKAKKAGGENRLSWAEAIKSIFDVAEDAKQPRKALIVDIAERMRSRLPSIVAAARRILYRERLMLPAGRIAETDTACLRWMVRQPGDTMALKAAANRQRLLGIARRESFDTLENRVLKDFIVRCAMEGRRYDRTEVGDNPGLRQSQRACTVRQYQNLCAELSRMALFDGVAAPPPVPQPNYVLQNDLRYRAIWHHYVRLLKREEEEDCLWDWQARTWADVCRFLVCAALFSLSCEVQRKLFVEEQLASAVNLVAEQRLGCRILAGSEPGPFLVGLRSRPRSRASILEVVHPEHAGEHPATRLLGRTGGHLYFVLTPLDGGRRLVLIIWAVHTAAAKDHPSWKEIGLSAGNALQAHFRILDELGDPLFPLLRGFVVASDMDSMAADLHPGMNGDLHLVQVAIDQRYWSEALNGIMLVIEDILESVL, from the coding sequence ATGCCCATTGACGTCCAACTCCATCTGTGGCCATGGTCTAGGGGGATCAGGGAAGAGACACCTGACCTTTCCTGTCCCTTCAAGTTCTGGGGTAGCCCTGTGGTCTCTTTGTCGAGGAGAGCCACACTCTATCTTCCCCGGCGCCATGAGAGGTTCCTCCCCTTCGGCCCCCCATTCGATACACGTGCAGGTGAATACCTTCTTTACGAGACTCCCCACGGAGTATTGGCTGCAGGAAACACAGAGACAACAGATTCCACAGCAGAGATTCGCGTGCATATTGGGACATTGCGGGAGTCAATACGCCTTAGACCTCAAGGCGCTAAGCGCATTCCCTCGCAATACGGTGGGGATCAAGAGAACGAGGGGACACGCCTCGCCAGTATAGTGATCGATTGGTCACAGTTCTTCGATGACCTCTTAGACAAAGCAAAGAAGGCAGGTGGCGAAAATCGACTTTCTTGGGCAGAGGCGATCAAGAGTATATTCGATGTTGCTGAAGATGCTAAGCAGCCGCGCAAGGCGCTGATCGTAGATATTGCCGAGCGTATGCGTAGCCGCTTACCCAGTATCGTTGCTGCGGCCCGGAGAATTCTTTATCGTGAACGGCTTATGCTTCCTGCTGGTCGCATAGCTGAAACGGACACCGCCTGTCTACGATGGATGGTACGCCAACCGGGAGATACGATGGCTCTCAAAGCGGCAGCGAATCGCCAGAGATTACTCGGGATAGCACGGCGCGAGTCCTTCGATACGCTTGAAAACAGGGTGCTCAAGGATTTCATAGTCCGGTGTGCCATGGAAGGTCGTCGCTATGATAGGACGGAAGTGGGTGATAACCCGGGGCTGAGACAATCTCAAAGAGCATGCACAGTGCGCCAGTACCAGAATCTTTGCGCTGAGCTCAGTCGAATGGCGCTTTTCGATGGCGTTGCTGCTCCACCCCCTGTACCACAACCCAATTACGTGCTTCAGAATGATCTCCGCTATCGAGCGATCTGGCACCATTATGTGCGATTATTGAAACGAGAGGAAGAAGAGGATTGCCTGTGGGATTGGCAGGCACGAACTTGGGCGGATGTCTGTCGCTTCTTGGTATGTGCGGCACTGTTCTCTTTGTCGTGTGAGGTACAGCGCAAGCTTTTTGTTGAAGAACAGCTGGCATCGGCGGTGAACCTGGTTGCTGAACAACGCTTGGGATGCCGCATTCTGGCCGGATCCGAACCCGGACCTTTTCTCGTTGGTCTGCGGAGCAGGCCTCGGAGCCGAGCGTCTATTCTGGAGGTTGTACATCCGGAGCATGCCGGAGAGCACCCTGCCACCCGATTGCTCGGAAGGACAGGTGGGCACCTGTACTTCGTTCTGACTCCGCTCGATGGTGGACGACGACTGGTTCTCATCATTTGGGCGGTACACACGGCGGCAGCAAAGGATCACCCATCGTGGAAGGAAATCGGCCTCTCTGCCGGGAATGCCCTGCAAGCGCATTTCCGTATCCTCGATGAACTGGGAGACCCCCTGTTTCCGCTTCTTCGCGGATTTGTAGTTGCAAGCGACATGGATTCCATGGCAGCGGATCTGCATCCGGGTATGAACGGGGATCTTCATCTCGTTCAGGTAGCAATCGACCAACGGTACTGGAGTGAGGCTCTGAACGGTATCATGCTTGTGATCGAGGACATTCTGGAGAGCGTCTTATGA